Within the Gossypium raimondii isolate GPD5lz chromosome 12, ASM2569854v1, whole genome shotgun sequence genome, the region AACTAGCAGGATAATAAGCTCAGCGAATATCTTCAATAAGTCTAAGATAAgttttcaatattcaaaatctAATCAAATCTCTACAAAATAGGGAAGTCAATTTGCTTGATCTAATCCAAACCAATCTTTAAGATGTGTTCGTATAACAGGTTTGGATATCGTAAATGAGCTTACACACGTCCAACCTATAACAGATCTGGATATCATAAATGGGCTTGCACATGTCCAACCTATAACAGATCACTCTTATTTCTTTGCATTTAATGCTCACACTTGACAACACACACCTATTAGAAGTTCACCAATTATTTGTTATTTCTCCTTGCATTTTAAAGAGTGTAGTTAAGGTTTTTTAGATATAAAACCATAAGGAATTAGATAAGTTCCAATTGAGCCTTTACAAAAGCTAAAGGGTTTTTgctaagatataaaaattagcGGAAAAGTTCTATATTAGccttattaaaaaatatagggattgTAAACAATAATACATTTTTCTTAGAGTACCAAGGTAGTGGAGGTAGACAATTAAGGATGAACCACTATAAATTGATTGTccaatattttctttctttttaactcttttattttagaaaactttattgaaattttaaaataataattcatcttTCTTAGTATTTTTAGgcctatcaaaatatatgaagaaactaattaatttttaataattttgcaagggtttaattaatttttatatattttccaatgagttttttaacatttaagcctaaaatttttaaaatgattaaacattatgaaaatgattttaaaatttaaaatttattgcaaatttttaagaattacaaaagttataaaattaaaattataaaatttatcaaaaataaaaatgtttataaaaattaatatttaaaaataaaataaatataaataagtatagatacttgttttattttacaagaGTTTTTggtttcaataataaaaaaatgaaaagaatgaaatggGATATCGATCAGTCTTACGTGGAGAATTGAGTGAGAGGTTTGAATGATGGTGTGCTTAGTGCTTGGAACAATTGTTATGGTTGAGGAATTGTGATTCAATTGAGGTCTATGAATCATGATTTGTATCAAATTAAGTACAATTTTTGAAGGAtggacttaattgattttttaattattttcagaaAGGCTTACTTGAATTTtaaccaataataataataataataataattaaagttgaAACATTTTATtgacaaattataaaaatctgtccattgttttttattttctctcacaGATCCATCCTTCCGTCCCTTGGAAATACAAAGGActtctctgctattctcaaTTTTTATCCTAAAAcgcttaaaaaaaaaaaaaaccaactaaAAAGATGGCGAGGAGACCGGACGAGGAATACGATTACTTGTTTAAGGTAGTACTAATCGGCGATTCTGGCGTTGGAAAATCTAATTTGCTTTCTCGATTTACTCGGAACGAGTTTTGCTTAGAATCTAAATCTACCATCGGCGTCGAATTCGCCACCCGCACTCTCCAAGTAATAAATCTCCCCTTTTTCTGCTCTTTTTTTTcgttaatttatttgtatatctGTAATGAAGTGTAATTTTGGTTTACTTTGGATGCTTGGATTTAGATCAATTATTTCCCGTTCTTAACGTGCGGTAGATCTGATTCGTTCGTTGTTTAATCgttctttttaatttgaatttcaactgctttactttcaaaaaaaaaaattctccaGTTTTTTCTTGAACGTATGATATTTTAGATTGAGCCAATCAGTGATATAGTATTTGAAAGAAAATGGAGTTCACTCCTGATTTTGATAATCTTTAGTATTGAATTGTGTTGAAGCTATGTGAGACatgaataaatatgtaaaatttttctttgattgtgAAGGATTTGATAGACGCCTATTTGGCGGTGGATTTGAAATAACTATatatcattaaatatttgttaGTTAACTGAAATGAAATTAGGTGGTtatctattaaaatatatgtagttCATTTTCACGATCTCATCAGTTCGGACATTTGAATCAAGTTTGAATTTTAGAGTCTATTTGAATCCGCTCCCCGGCCCGAACAGAACTAATCCTAGACTACAAAACGAATGATGATACTTGTGGTtatacctaaaaaaaaaaaagtgtggCTGCTATCGGATTATGTGGCCGCTGGTGAGTTTAGTCATGAGTTATCAGCCCTTATAGGGGATGATTAAAGGGCAACAGGTTCCTGGCTATGCTAATCCATATTTCTTGATGGAAAATGTGCGAGTTTTCTTGGTTAACTGATATTTATGACTAAAGGGTATCTTTTTAATACCAAAAATGTTGAATGGTGGAATAAGATATTagctaaatttaattattataaatagacATTTTAGTTCTCGTATGAAAATAACTGTAAATGCTGAAAAATAATACATTGTTATTTGTACTAACTTGGCTGTTATGATCAAACAAGGTTGGAAATGTTCATCTAAATCCAAAGTCGCAACCTTTTAAGAGCTGAGTTGCACACATGTCATGTTATTTCGCTCAGTCTACTTGATGGCCTACCTTGTTACAACTAATCTAACATAAAGAAGTTTAGATTTTAGTCTTTTTGCTTCTCTCTTGTCGGAAATGACTGAAAATGTGGAGTTGGTCTTTTTTACAGAGAGAATATAGCTAATGTCCATTTCTTGGAGAAAGCCTCGAATGCGTTTCTGGTCTCTCTGTTTGCCTTTTCCCCTGCGTGTCAGGCATGAGAAATACGGTTACGGGTCTGGTTGTTATAAGTTAAATGTTCTTAATACAGCTTCTTTCAGGTTGAAGGGAGGACTGTGAAAGCTCAGATATGGGACACTGCTGGTCAGGAACGGTACAGAGCAATAACCAGTGCTTACTATAGAGGTGCTCTTGGAGCTCTTCTGGTGTACGATGTTACCAAGCCAACGACTTTTGAAAATGTGAGCCGATGGCTGAAAGAACTCAGGGACCATGCAGATTCTAACATTGTAATTATGATGATTGGGAACAAGACTGATCTGAAGCATCTCCGGGCAGTTGCCACAGAGGATGGTCAAAGCTATGCCGAGAAAGAAGGCCTTTCATTTATTGAGACATCTGCACTAGAAGCAATAAATGTTGAGAAGGCTTTCCAGACCATTCTGTCTGAAATATACCGCAAAATTAGTAAGAAGTCACTTTCTTCAGATGAGCCAGCACCAGCAAGTGTTAGAGAAGGGAAGACCATTGATGTTGGAGCACCCGAAGCCAACACCAAAAAGGCTTGCTGCTCATCATCTTGAACATGTTACAATTTTCATTCCTTTCTTTTGTGTAATCAATGTGTTGTATTGTCAAGACATTCTTGTTGTTGCTATTACGTTATTTTGTATCATTACAAACATTTGAACTATTCATGTTCTTGTGTTGTTGCaagtttttgattattttgacaTGGCTGTAATTACCATCTCCTCTGTTAATGATCTTAAGGGGGGTAATAATTTTCGACTGTTTCAGATACCGGGattttatcatcatttttgTGAAGGCTTACAGGTTAAACATTGAAGGTTTTGCACCCACTAATCCTCAGTTTTGTCACTCATGCATTTCCTGTGGTTTGAATCTTTTTGTCCTCGTGAATACCAGAATATTAGGAATTACTAATAATGGTTCCTGCACTCAAGTTCAGTACTTCCAACATTTTGTTTTTCAGCAAATACGGTATATAATCTAACGAAAATATAAGATACAGAGGAACATGCATTGGTACTTCAACTTACACAGAAAAAGTTCAAGTAGGCAGCATTTTAGTTTCTGAAACATTCATATGATATGCAACATGTTTACGATCTAAAAGAGTTCCGGCTACTAGCCACAGCAATTGTTCTTCTGTTCGATCGGTTGTCCCTTCATTTGAACAGTTCCGGCTGACTTGTTCCCAGTTGGCTGGTTACCCATTCTACATAAAATTGGATAGAAAACCAGATAGGTAAACTTCGTAATTAAAGATATGACATATAAAAGAactagaaataaatagaaaGTGGAGATTTTAGACAATAAATAATGTAAACATCTTATGAACGTCTGGTGAACTCCAGACTAAGCTAGCAATGTGAAATCAATTATTAGAAGCATGATCATTACATTAAATACTCTGTGGTGCATTACGAACCTATTGGTGGGTGACCATGACAATTGTGACATCTTACCATAAACAACATTCATTTAATAGCAAATAGGTAAAAAGATTATGgattttgaaaggaaaaaaaaaaggaaaagt harbors:
- the LOC105763041 gene encoding ras-related protein RABA2a codes for the protein MARRPDEEYDYLFKVVLIGDSGVGKSNLLSRFTRNEFCLESKSTIGVEFATRTLQVEGRTVKAQIWDTAGQERYRAITSAYYRGALGALLVYDVTKPTTFENVSRWLKELRDHADSNIVIMMIGNKTDLKHLRAVATEDGQSYAEKEGLSFIETSALEAINVEKAFQTILSEIYRKISKKSLSSDEPAPASVREGKTIDVGAPEANTKKACCSSS